The DNA window tagattttcttaattattttgcgACTTTGGATGCGTCCAATCTACATGACACAAATGCCTCAGCAGGAGGGACAGATTGCATGTACCGTCATTTAGGTTTGCTAGAGCCTCCAACAGAAAAGGAGTCATTTCCTAACGCAAACTCGTATCACAATAACTAGCGAATGAATGTGGGATCATCCTCTCTGCCAGGTGGCAAAAGCGAATAACTATTGGTAAACACCTCTAAGAAttggaaataaaagagaagaacagaaacacagaaaagaaaaggaaatatgaATTGGCCACATAGTAGCATCTTTTAACAGAAAAAAAGGAACTTTTACTAGCTAGGATATATACTCACAGGTTTAACTCCCCTTGTACTGAAGTGTTTTGAAAGAATTATGTCTGCAACTGCCTGCGTGAAGTCAGTATTGGTGATTTGACAgatcattataaaattattttaagttaacaTGTGAGAGAAGCTTTCATCAATGATATGATATGATACTTTTAATATCACAACCATACAGATGATATATAACATGAAAGCTCCGTGCTCTATCAGGCTATCTGTAAATTTTTGGTTTTAGACTCCTGCTGAGCCATAGGCCAATATGCTAAAGTGATTAGCATTCCATACGAGAATAATGGAAGTTACTTGAAGGTAAGATTATTATTGTATGGCAATAATTAAAGGAATTTTCACGTCTTCATTCATACCTTCAATTCTACCCGAGATAGATATGGTTTCATGTCCTTGTCATGTGAAAAGCGCacctttcctcttttttctccAGATTTCGTCCACTCCTTTGCAACTTCAGAACGACTCCACATCTCTTGCATTTCTTCTGGGGAAGCTTTAGAGTCccaatatatataatcaacacCTGTTTCCTCCAAGCAGCAACAGGTAAATTAACAACTGAATGAAACCAAAATATCTTTTAAGAAATAACTTGGAAAAGAGGAGAGCTTGGCCCCGTTCAGGGTAGTCGATTAATAGTGTctatataaataagataataagTTTTATAGCATATTGGCGTGATCTCTACTCAAGATGTATCTTTCCATGTGACTTCATAACAACAAAGATACCATCTTATGTTCAATTACACCACCATTTCAACTAAAACGATATTGACCAAGTCAACTGCAATAGTAATTGTTCTTAGCTTGTCAATTTCATATGCTCCACTAGAGAAATACGTTCTTGTTATTGAGTAATGATATGCtctaaaaaatatcacaaaattGTGAGGTAAATCAAGTTCAAAAGAGAAAAGTGACACCCCATGCATATGAAGACTGGAAAATATCAAAAGACCTTTAATTCATTCGGTAAGTGAATGTTTacacttattttcttttcccgAGTAATTGTACATTCTGTAAGCAAAAATCTATACAAAATATACTTCCACTGAGGCATAAGCACCCCTGAAGGTTCTGAATGGGCAGTTTCTTGAGTAGCCTAAAGATTAATATAAGGATCACAAGGCTACAAAAGTACATGCTTATGTAGGAAAAATTGTTAGGATTTTGAATACCCTTTGTACAATCTCCTAAAAAGTTTAGCTTGAGTTGCATTTGACCTTGATCTGTTATTCAAACAAGATTCTGGCACCTTGGCAGTAGATTCATAGTCATTCAATTAGATGAGAACTGAGAATTTGTTGAGCCTAATCCAAGCCTCATGAAGACACTGAATGCAATTGCAAGTAATCTTAAGTGGTAAAAGTACAACCTGTTTTTTCTGAAGAAGGTGCATTTGTATTTTGTGTAGCAGGTGCAGCTTGAGCAGTTGAAGAATGAGCATTGTTTACTGAAGGACCTTCATCGACAAATCTTCTGCATTATGACAATACAGTTCacacaatatcaaacataatgtatgtattcttttaaaatgttgCACTGGATCctgctttttaaaattagtaacaGTCATGGTATTGCAACCTTTTTCACAAGTCAGGGTTGATTCTGTGATTTGTAACCACAAGCCTCGGGAGCAGTAAACTAGGATGTACAAGGAATGGCTATAAATAGTGTTGGGCTACAAGTTACAAACAGAAAATGCAGGTACTGCTGTTCCTGAGTGTAGGTGGCAGGGGACTCATGTCACATTAAATAGACTACGGTGGTGATAGAAGTCAAATAACAAAGGCACGGGCCGTGGAACAACCTTTCGAGCACAAAACCTGTAAAGTTATTGCAAATCATGCATCTAGGCCAAACATCAAATTTATCTTGCTAATGCAATTGTAAAATTTATCTTGTCACTGATATATTTAGTAAACGAGAAGTATGGGTTACAATAAAAAATGTGAAACAGAGGAAGCTAAAGTTTTTTCACAGTCCCACAACTACTTTAGAGGTTGCACTATTTGCAGAACCATACAATACAGTTGCACATTTCCCGATATGTTTCGAAGATCTTCGCAATTTAGATAAATAGAATTGACAAAACAAACAGACATTCATATCGAAAATTGTGGGGAAAACACAAATTTGCCacatatcaaaaaagaaaaggagatatTCAGACAACTCCAAGCAAGGACTTTGTAGCAAGTTCAGTAAAAACAAAAGTTCTCAAGCAGATGAGTGTGTTGGGATTTCCAATTCACCTTTTGAAACTGTTTAGAAAACAATTTTGGAACTACTTGGATTCCAAAGTCAAGtgagaagaaataaaagataataaataaaggggtagagaagaaaaagagaaatgcAGGGCTTGTATAATTCACAAACTATCATCAAAccgcaaaaaaaaatcacctggATGGGAGACTTTCTTTGACTGAAAGGTACTGTTTCCAATATTGCAAAGTTGATTTGTGAGTTGCTTTTTTAGTACCACCATTATACGCCCTAACTACGAACTCTTCACTTCTGTCTCTGCAAAAGACCTTGAAAGTTAAAttcctaaattaataaaactcaagaTAGAAGCTTTGTCAATCACAATACAACGTTTGCTTCAATACAAATAAACTCAAGATTGAACCAATGGTGTCTCTGATCGATAACTCACTCTTCTTCGAAGTTCGATAACCATTTAATATAAGCAGCACCAAAATAGACGCTAACAAAAGGTCGATATAGAATATCTGGATTCCCTTCTACTTCATATGCCTGATAACCCAAGTCCCTGCAGCACGATGCAGTTATAACTTCAGCAAGCCAAAATAAAACCAGCAGAAAAGGAGATGGTTAATAAGTAGCTCGAAAAAATCAGAACATGTATTTGGTACCTGACCAGCCACTCTGCTGTTTTTGGTAAAATCTGCATGATCCCCAGGGCTGTCTCCTTAGTTTTCTTATCATACCACCGTGTAGAGAGGGGCTGTCTATCACTTGCAAGTTCAGCTACAGCACATATCATGTCCTGCAGACACGGGGAATGGATGCAAAATAGAACCGAGCAGTTAGCTTCTTAAATCTTAATTACTCATTAACGTTGCTAAAGTGTATTTACGGGGTCACACAATTCTTCCCGGAACCAAAAGTTTGTTCAGAAAGCAGTATGCGGATAACTAAGGTGTTGGTTTCTGCGTATCTATCCCAGGAAAAGCgacaagaagaaacaaaaggttaACTGAATTTGCAGCAATTGAAAcagaaaatattattcactcAACATTTGGTCCATTGACAACATATTTTAAGGATGATTGGAATAGAACAAAAAATAGATATCAATGATGGTTTTTTCAGTTGAACCAACCAATCTTAACACCTAGGTTGATATATGACCAAGTCATGTCCATGTGTCAGTAGCTTTGTGTAGAAGCTATTTACTTTCTTTACTATGCTACAAGCTATAAAAGTGATGCAGGCATGGCGTAAAAAGAGTGTGGCTTCTCTGTGTCTCGGACCAACGAGCTGGGTCCCAATTTGATGGTTTTCATGAAGACTTTTGCCAATTAGCGGATTTATAAGTTGTTTCGGTCAGTATATCGGTAACCATTACCCGCCTTTAGCCTCTTTCTGAGCAATAAGAGTTAAAAGAAGTAGTTGATGAGGGCATACCGGCTGTATCTGTGAATCAAAATGTCTTCGGACAATGATATCAGCTACAGCCTGAAGGAATACAAAATAATGAAAGGTACGATTAGATAACAAGATCAAGAGCATATGGCTTGCATCTAAGAACCCATCAAATCCAAACTTGTATGCTTCAAATTTTTGAGAagtaaaagacaagaaaggcaacAGGTAAAATTAGCAGCAAACACGATTAGGCAACTATGTTTCAAGCtccccaagatttaaaaagatgaaaggaAATTATCATTATGGTACTGCTTGAATTGATTACTTCATTA is part of the Populus alba chromosome 10, ASM523922v2, whole genome shotgun sequence genome and encodes:
- the LOC118043078 gene encoding uncharacterized protein, encoding MATSFDYWNDCVDVQDLEAMWQEPEVSTEWLDAGETKGNKVHLSRDPDGEPYLTQTEMKAVADIIVRRHFDSQIQPDMICAVAELASDRQPLSTRWYDKKTKETALGIMQILPKTAEWLVRDLGYQAYEVEGNPDILYRPFVSVYFGAAYIKWLSNFEEEDRSEEFVVRAYNGGTKKATHKSTLQYWKQYLSVKESLPSRRFVDEGPSVNNAHSSTAQAAPATQNTNAPSSEKTGVDYIYWDSKASPEEMQEMWSRSEVAKEWTKSGEKRGKVRFSHDKDMKPYLSRVELKAVADIILSKHFSTRGVKPSVICALAEMVSMRFVNGVGPRIGLMGIDYSTAFWLYMELGHRAYRLDFAGDLTKPFVSMYFGAAYLAWLSEYEGRERTPQFVVPAYLSGPKNVNHQETGPLWLKFEQALSNYEDMKRDPGNCTIL